The DNA window AGACGGAGATGCCCTTGCGGGTCGGCTCGGCCGCCAGGAAGGTGACGTCGAACCGGGTGAAGAGGCCGGAGGCGAAGGAGTCCGAGCCTGCGGTCATGTCCACCACGACATACTCGCCGGGGCCGTCCACCAGGTGGTTGAGGTAGAGCTCCACGGCGCCGACCTTGGAGTGGTAGCAGGTCACCCCGAGGTCGTCCTCGGTGTAGGCGCCGGTGGCCATCAGCCGCACCGGGGCGCCGTCCAGGGTGACGGTGCGGGCGCAGCGCGCGTACACCGGGTTCTGCTCGGTGATCCGCAGCAGGCGGGAGCCGCTGCCGGGCGGCGTGGTCTTGATCATCTGCTCTGCGGAGGCGATCCGTGGATTGCCGCCGCGCAGGTACTCCTTGATGTGCGGCAGCTCGGCGCCCATCGAGGGCAGCGCGGCGGCCTGCTGCTCGTCCAGCCCGAGGGCCTGGCCGAGGTGCTGGTTGATGTCGGCGTCCACGGCGACGACCGGGCGGCCGGCGGCGGCGAGGTGGCGGATGAACAGCGAGGACAGCGTGGTCTTGCCGCTGCCGCCCTTGCCGACGAAGGCGATCTTCATGGTGCGGGCTTCCGTTGTGGGAGGGGGGCGGATGCTAGACGACAATAGTTATCGTCTCCGATAGTGCGTATCGTAGCGGCAGGTCGGCACTCTGTGATCGCTGAAGTATCCGAATGGTCCGAACGGGTGACGGCGTATCCACGGCGTATCCACGGCGTATCCACGATGTATCGACGGTGGGCGGGGACGTATCGACGGTGGGCGGGGCGGGCCCCGGCGGTGCCGTCCGCCCGGCCGGTCCGTACGCTCGACCGCGTGAGCACTGCTGCCGATCCCCTCGCCCCGCTCGCCGAACTGCCCGGCGTGCCACAGGCCGTCGCGGAGGTCCGCCGCGCCGTCGACCGGCTCTACGGCCACCGGGTGATGCGCCGCCGCGCGGCCGAGGTCACCTCGGAGGCGGCGTTGCGCGGGGCCCGCGCCTCCGCCGCCATCGAAGGCGCCGACTGGCCGCTGGAGGAGGTCCGCCGCCGCACCGACTTCGGCGTCGACGGCGAGCCCCGCACGGTGGGCGGGGCGCTGCGCCTGGCCGCCGAGGCCGGGCAACTGCTGAGCGTCTGGCGGACCTCGCCGTTGCAGGTGCTGGCCCGGCTGCATCTGCTGGCGGCCGGGGACGGCGCCGACGCCGTCGGGCGGCCGCGCCGCCCGGGGGAGGCGGCAGCCGAGGTGTTCCCCAAACCGCTGGCCGCCGCCGAGACCGCCGGAAGCCCGGCGGACTCAGCGGCCCGGCCGCTCCCGTCTGCGGCAGAGCTGCCGCCGGTGCCCTCCTCCGACGAGGTGGCGGCGCGGCTCGACCAACTGGCCGGACTGCTCGCGGCCCGCGCCGACCGCACCACCACCGCCGGGCCGAACGCCACGGCTGCCCCGGCGCTGGTGGTGGCTGCCGTGGTGCATGGCGAGCTGATGGTGCTGCGGCCGTTCACCTCGTACAACGGCCTGGTCGCGCGGGCGGCGCAGCGGATCGTACTGATCGCGGAGGGCCTGGACCCCAAGGCCATCTGCCCGGCCGAGGTCGGCTTCGCGGAACTCGGTACGGACGCCTACCGCGCCGCGCTGGGCGGTTATGCCTCGGGAAGCGCGGAGGGGATGGCTGCCTGGATCACGCACTGCGGGCAGGCGCTGCGGCTCGGCGTCCGGGAGAGCACGGCCGTCTGCGAGGCGATGCAGCGCGGCATGGTCTGAGGGGCATGGTCTGAGGGGCATGGTCTGAGGGGCATGGCCTGAGGGGCATGGTCTGGGCCGCTGGTCCGCTCAGGAAGTCCGGAACAGCACAATGCGGCGGCACCTTGTGGAGAGGTGCCGCCGCTGGCACAGCGGCCGAGTGACCATGCGTGCACCTGTCTCATGCCCATCAGGCGGGGATCTTTGCCCTTCGCCTGGTGCGGCGGCCCGGTTAGCGGGTCGGCTGCACGTGGGTGCCCGGCTGCTGTGCTCGGTCCGTGGGGCCAGGACTGCGTCATCAACGGTTCCTTAACGGTTCCGTCGGGTCTCGCGGGCCGTTGATTCCTTTGTAGCTCTCTTCCCGGGTAAGCGGAACCCCGCGTTGCTTTTCTTTACCTTTCGCGATCCGCCGGCAGGTGCTCCGTCAGGACGTCTGCGTACGGCGCCGGGAGCTGTACCAGACGAGCCCCGCCGCGGTGGCTGCGGCGCCGATGGCGGCGGCGGCCAGTACCGGACCGCTCGGCACCCGGAAGGTGGGGATCCGCTGCCGCAGCTGCACCGGACGGCTGAACGCCAGCACCGGCCAGCTGCGGGCCAGCGCCTCCCGGCGCAGCGCCCGGTCGGGGTTGACCGCATAGGGGTGGCCCACGGTCTCCAGCAGCGGCAGGTCGGTCACCGAGTCGCTGTAGGCGTAGCAGCGCTCAAGGTCGTAGTCCTCGGTGCCGGCCAGCTCCTTGATGGCGGCTGCCTTGTTCTCGCCGTAGGCGTAGTACTCGATCTCGCCCGTGTAGCAGCCGTCGCGCTCCTCCAGCCGGGTGGCGATGACATGGTCGGCGCCCAGCATCTCGCCGATGGGCTCGACGAGTTCGGCCCCGGAGCTGCTGACGATGACCACGTCGCGGCCGGCCGCGTGGTGCTCCTCGATGAGGGAGGCGGCCTCGTCGTAGATCAGCGGGTCGATCAGCCCGTGCAGCGTCTCGGCGACGATCTCCCGCACCTGCTGCACATTCCAGCCGCGGCAGAGCGCCGAGAGGTAGTCGCGCATCTTCTCCATCTGGTCGTGGTCGGCGCCGCCCAGGAGGAAGACGAATTGTGCGTAGGCGCTCTTCAGTACGGCCCGGCGATTGATCAGGCCGCCCCGATAGAGGGGCCTGCTGAAGGCGAGTGCGCTCGACTTGGCGATGATGGTCTTGTCGAGGTCGAAGAAGGCGGCGGTACGGGTCGGGCGGGGCGTCCGGAACGGCTGTTCCTCCGGGCGTCCTGAGGTTTCGGCCTGGTTCTCCACGAGGTCGAGGATAGGCGCCCGCCATTCGGCGTACTCCCTGGCGCGCGGGTTTGTGTTTCGGGGCCCTCGGGTACACCATGGAAGTCACGGATCGTTCGCGACCGTGCTAACCCGGTCCGACTCCTCCCCCCCCCGAGTCGGCCGTGGATGACGACCCCCGCTCTCCCCCCGGCGGGGGTCGTCGCACGTCCGGAGCCGTTTCGGCCGCATCATCGGCCGCCGTGCGGCGCCCGATCGGGCAGGGAACCGCACGGCTGGTCCATCCGCTGGCGAGAGGTCTCCGCCGCTCCTTCGTCACTCTGGGTTGTTTGTCACCGAGGGTGACCGGCTGTCCTGGCCGTCCCGATCTGTTGTAGCCGACCTGTGGTGGCTGTCCTGCCGTCCCGTTCCGTCCGCGCCTGTCGATCGGTGAGGACGTCTGTGGCCCGTCGGCGGTTCCCGCAGTCCACACGATGGCGTGGAAGCCACCCTTGGGGGTGAATCGAGTTCTCCACAGCCCCGGGTTATCCACAGCTTTTGGGCTGCTGCTGGCGGCAGTCGCCGGTCCGTCCCACCGTGGAGGCCGCGCGGTCCGACCGGTCCGCGTGGAACCGCACACGGGGAGACGACCATGGCAGAGCCGTCGACGGAACACGGGCCTTCCGAGGTCCCGCCGGTCACCGGACCGCTGATCATCAGCGCGGACGAGGAGCTGATCGAGCGCCTGCTCAGGCTGTGCGCGGCAGCCGGGGCCGAGCCCTGCGTCCTGCGTGGCGCCCCGCCCGACCGACGGCAGTGGGAGCGCGCACCGCTGGTCGTGGTCGGCGACGACCTCGCGGAGCGGTGCGCCGGGCTGCCCCGGCGGGGCGGAGTCCTGCTCATCGGCCGCGACCTCGACGACTGCGAGGTGTGGGTGCGGGCGGTCGGCGTCGGCGCCGACCATGTGCTCTTCCTGCCCGACGCCGAGGCATGGCTGCTGGACCGGATCGCCGACGCCGCAGAGGGCGTCGGCGCCCATGCGCTGACCGTCGCCGTGCTCGGCGGGCGCGGCGGCGCCGGGGCCTCCACCCTCGCCTGCGCACTCGCCGTGACGGCTGCCCGCGAGGGGCACCGCACCATGCTGATCGACGGCGATCCGCTCGGCGGCGGGCTGGACGTCCTGCTCGGCGGCGAGGGCGCCTCGGGGCTGCGCTGGCCGGACCTCGCCGGCTCCCGGGGCCGGGTCAACGGGCATGAGCTGGAGAAGGCGCTGCCCAGCCTGCACCGCCTGGCCGCGCTCTCCTGGGACCGCAGCGACACCCTGACCATCCCACCCGAGGCGATGCGCTCGGTACTGGCCGCCGCACGGCGGCGGGGCGGGCTGGTCGTCCTCGACCTGCCCCGCCACCTGGAGCCAGCGGCGGCGGAGGCCCTTGAACAGGCCGACACCGGCCTGCTGGTGGTCCCGGCCGAGCTGCGGGCCATGGCGGCGGCCGGGCGCGTCGCGGCGGCGGTGCGGATGCGCCTCGCCGATCTGCGGGCCGTGGTCCGGGTACCCGGCTGCGCGGGAATCGACGGCCGGGAGGTCGCCCGAGGGCTCCACATGGACCTGGCGGGTGAGCTGGCAAGCGAACCGGGCCTGACAGCGGACGTGGAACGGGGCACCCCACCGGGCCTGCGCGAGAAAGGGCCGCTCGCCCGCTTCTGCTCGGCCTTCCTCTCCCAGGCCGTGCCTCCGCCGGCGGCCGGACGGAGCGCGGTCGCATGAGCGGCGGGATCGGAACCCGGCGGCTCGGCAGGCGCCCGCTCGGCCTTGGGCCTGGTCCGGGTGTGGGTGTGGGTCCGGGTGTGGGGCCGCGTCCGGCGAAGTCCACCGGGGGTGCTGCCGGAGCTGAGGGGCAGTCCGCCGCCCTGGTCGACGCCGTACGGCTGCGCCTCGCCGAGCTGGGCGCGGAGCCCACCACGGCCTCGGTCGCCGCCGCACTGCGCGCCGAGCGGCCCCCGCTCGGCGGCAGCGACGTCCTGGAGGCCGTGCATGCCCTGCGCTCGGAGATCGTCGGAGCCGGACCGCTCGATCCGCTGCTCGCCGATCCGGAGGTCACCGACGTCCTGGTCAACGCGCCCGACGAGGTCTGGGTCGACCGGGGAACCGGCCTGACCCGGGCGGCGGGGATCTCCTTCCCCGACGCGGCCGCCGTGCGCCGACTGGCCCAGCGGCTGGCCACCGCCGCCGGGCGGCGGCTGGACGACGCCCGGCCCTGGACCGACGCCCGGCTGCCCGACGGCACCCGGCTGCACGCCGTCCTGCCGCCGCCGGCCGTCGGCTGCACCCACCTCTCGCTCCGGGTGGCCCGGCCGCGCGCCTTCACCCTGGAGGAGCTGACTGCGGCGGGATCGCTCTCCCCGAGCGGGGCGCGACTGCTGCGCGCGCTGGTCGCGGCCCGGCTGTCCTTCCTGGTCAGCGGGGGTACCGGCAGCGGCAAGACCACCCTGCTCGCCGCGCTGCTCGGGCTGGTGGACCCCGGCGAGCGGATCGTCCTCGCCGAGGACTCGGCAGAGCTGCGCCCGGCCCATCCGCATGTCGTCCGGCTGGAGGCCCGGCCGCCCAACCAGGAGGGACTCGGCCGGATCGACCTCCGCGAGCTGGTGCGCCAGGCCCTGCGGATGCGGCCCGACCGGCTGGTGGTCGGGGAGGTTCGCGGGCCCGAGGTGCTGGACCTGCTGACGGCGCTCAACACCGGCCACGAGGGCGGTTGCGGCACAGTGCACGCCAACACGGCGGCCGATGTGCCCGCGCGGCTGGAGGCCCTGGGGTCGATGGCCGGGCTCGACCGGGCCGCCCTGCACAGCCAGCTCTGCTCGGCCCTGGACGCGGTGGTCCACCTGGTGCGCCACCCCGGCAGCGGGCAGCGCCGGGTCGCCGAGGTCCATGTACTGCTGCGGGACCGGGCCGGGTTCGCGGTCACCGCCCCGGCCGCCGTGCTGTCGGCGGACGGCGACTGCCATCCCGGGCCCGGCTGGGGCCACCTGGTGGCGCGGTGCGCCGCCCGGGGCATCGACCCGGGCGGGGGTGGTCTCCGGTGAGCCCGTACGCCGCCGGGCTGCTGTGGGCGGCGCTGCTGGGGCTGCTCGCGGCCGGGGCACGCGGTGCGGTGGTCCGCCGAGGCCGTACCCGCCGCCGACGGCTGCTCGCCGCACCGGCCTCACCGGACGGCCACTCGGACGGCTCGCCGGATCGGCCACCGGCCCCCCGGCCGGGCAGCAGGATCGCTGCCGCGCTCAGGGCCAGGCGTACGCCCCGCTGGGCCGTCCCCGAACTCCTGCTGGTCCCGGCCGGGTTGCTGGGCGGCTGGTCGCTGGGCTCACCCGTCCCCGCGCTGGCCGCGCTTGCCGCCGTACACCCGCTGTACCGATGGCGGCTGGGACGGCAAGGGCGCCGCGCGGAATGGCTGCGGGAGGCTGCGGTCGTCGAGCTGTGTACGGCGCTCGCCGCCGAACTGCGCACCGGAGCGGTGCCCGGCCAGGCGCTGGAGTCCGCAGTGGCGCCGGGCGGGCCCACGGCGGAGGCGCTGCACCGTGGGGGCGTCGACACCACCGCGCTGCTCGCGGCGGCCCGCTTCGCCGGGGATGTACCGGCGGCGCTGCGGCGGACCGCCCGGCTCCGGGGCGCGGCCGGGGCGGCGGCGGTCGCCGCGTGCTGGCAGGTCGCGTCCGACAGCGGGGCCGGGCTGGCTGCGGCGCTCGACCGGGTCGCGGAGGCACTGCGGGCCGACTGCGCCCTGCGCGAGACCGTTCGCGGCGAACTGGCCGGCCCCCGGACGACGGCGCTGCTGCTTGCGGTGCTGCCCCTGTTCGGCCTGCTGCTGGGCAGTGCGCTGGGCGCCGAACCGCTGCGGATGCTGCTGCACACCCCGGCCGGGCTGGGGTGCCTGGCGGCCGGGGTGGCGCTGGAGGCCGCCGGGCTGGCGTGGACGGCGCGGATCGTGCGCGGGGCCGAGGGCGTGGGCGCGTGCGCGTGCTGACGGCGGCGGGTGGCGGGTGGTCGGGGTCGGTTCGGCGGGAGGAGGGGCGTGATGGCCGCTCAGGTGGTGGTCGGGGCTGCGGCGGCGGGCGTGTGCGGATTGCTCTGCGCTGCGGCGGCCGGGCGGGCACGGCGTATGGCGCGGCGCCGGGGTGCGGTGCTGGGCAGGGCGGTCGGGTCGGAGCTGCGACCACTGCGACCACGTCCCGGCAGGGTCCGGGCGGCGGCACAGCGGCTGCGGGCGGCGGACCGCCACTCGCTTCGGCGGCTGGCGCCCTGGGCGGCGGGCGCGGGAGCCGCACTGCTCGTCGGCGGGATCCCGGGTGCCCTGCTGGGCCCGGTCGCAGGGGTCGCCCTGCATCGCGTACTGCGGCGGATGCCGCCCGCCGGAGCCGGAGCGCCTGCGGCCGACCACCGCCTGGAGGCGCAACTGCCGCTCACCGCCGAACTGCTGGCCGCCTGCCTCGGGGCCGCAGGCGTCCCCTCGGACGCCGCCGAGGCCGTCTCGCGCGCGGTCGGCTCCCCGATGCGGGACCGGCTGGCAGCCGTGGCGGCGGAGCTGCGGCTGGGCGCGGACCCGGCCGACTGCTGGGAGCGGCTGGGCGACGGCTGCCCGGCCCTCGCCCCGCTGGGCCGCTGCCTCGCCCGGGCGGGGACCAGCGGTGCACCGCCCGCCGCCACCCTGGCCCGGCTCGCCGAGGAGCAGCGCGGGGCGGCGACCCGGTCCGCCACCGCACGCACCCGGCGGGCCGGGGTGCTCGCCACGGCCCCGCTGGGGGTGTGCTTCCTGCCGGCCTTCGTACTCATCGGCATCGTGCCCGTCGTCTCCGGGCTTGCCTCCGCCTTCCTGGCTCCGCGCTGAGAACCGTTCCACCCATCACCTGTGAGGAGACCTCCATGGCCATCACCCTCCGACTGTTTCCTCTGGCGCAGCCCCCGGTATTCGGGCTGTGCGGCCCGCGCCTGCGGTGGCTGCCGGACCGGCTCCGGCTGCCGGTCCGGCTGCGCCCGCTCGCGTTGCTGCTCCGTCGTCGGCTCACGGCCGGCCGGGGCCGGGACGCCGGAATGACCACCGCTGAATACGCTGTGGGAACGGTCGCGGCCTGCGGGTTCGCGGCCGTGCTCTACAAGGTGGTGACCAGCGACACGGTCAGTGGCGCAATCACCAAGCTCGTCCAGCGGGCGCTCGATGCGGGCTTCTGAGCGGTTCCGCAGGGGGCGGCGGCGCGGTCGGCCCGGCGTGGGGGAGGCGGGGTACGCCACTGCGGAGACCGCGGTCGCGCTGCCTGCGGTCGTCCTGCTCACCGCGATGCTGGTCTGGGGCGTGCTGGCGGCAGCCGCGCAGATCCGCTGCGTGGACGCCGCCCGGGTGGGGGCCCGGGCGGCGGCCCGTGGTGAGAGCGAGGCTGCGGTGCTGGCCGTCGCCGGGGAGGCGGCCCCGGCCGGAGCGGAGGTCCGCGTGGTGCGCGGCGCCGAGACGGTGCGGGTGGCGGTCGCGGCTCCGTTCAGGGGGCCGGGCGGGCTGGTGCGGGTGCTGTCGGTGCGGGTTGCCGCCGCGGCGGTGGCCGCCCGGGAGGACGTACTGCCGGATCTGCTTCCTGCTCCGCCGCCTGACTCGTCGCCGGGTGCTCCGTTCGGTCCGCCCTTGCCCGGTTCACCGCCCGGTTCACTGCCTGGTTCGCCGCCGGGCGGCCAGGGAGGTCGGCCATGACGCGGATGGCGGACGACCGGGGTTCGGCCACGGTGTGGCTGCTGGCGCTGGCGATGCTGGGGTGCTGCGCCTTCGCGGCCGTACTGGGCCTGGGCTCGGCGGTGGCGGCTCGCCACCGGGCTGAGTCCGCCGCCGACTTGGCGGCGCTGGCCGCCGCCCAGCGGCTGCTGCTGGAACCGGCCGGAGCGTGCGGGCGGGCCGAGCGGATCGCCGCCGCGCACCACGCCCGCCTGGCGGCGTGCGCGATGGGCGACGACGCGGTGGAGGTGCGGGTGGAGGTGCCGGTGCGCGGGCTGCCCGGTTTCTTCCCGCCGGCCGGGGCGCGGGCCCGGGCCGGACCACTCCGGGCCGAGGAGTCCGAACCGGGGACGCCGGCGGCCGTCGAGCCCACCACCTCCGCCGACCGGGACGGCCCCGGCCCCTACCCCGGCTCCGGCCCGGCGTTCCGACCGACCGGGTCAGACGGCGCCCGCGAGCAGCACATCCAGCAGCCGGACGGCCGCCGCCTTGTCCAGCGGGTCGTTGCCGTTGCCGCACTTGGGCGACTGGATACAGGACGGGCAGCCGCGTTCGCACTCGCAGGCGGCGATGGCCTCCCGGGTGGCCGTCAGCCACTCCCCGGCCCGCTGGAAGCCCCGCTCGGCGAAGCCGGCGCCGCCCGAGTGGCCGTCGTACACAAAGACCGTGGGCAGGCCCGTGTCCGGGTGCAGCGGGACCGACACCCCGCCGATGTCCCAGCGGTCGCAGGTGGCGAAGAGCGGCAGCAGTCCGATGGAGGCGTGCTCGGCGGCGTGCGCGGCGCCGGGCAGCTGCTCCGGGGTGATATCGGCCTCGATCAGCTGATCCTCCGTCACCGACCACCACACGGCGCGGGTCCGCAGCGTGCGGGGCGGCAGGTCGAGCCTGGTCTCGCCCAGCACCTCGCCGGTGGCGATCTTCCGCCGCAGAAAGGAGACCACCTGGTTGACGACCTCCACCGAGCCGTAGGTGAGCAGCGCGTCCCCCCACTTCACGGTGGTGTCGGTGCCCAGCACGGTGATCGCGGTGGTGTCCCGGGCAACGGTGGTGTACGGCGGGTTGGCCTCCTCCACGAGGGCCACCGAGCCTTCCAGGTCCAGGTCCCGCACCAGGTAGCTGCGGCCCTGGTGGAGGTGGACGGCGCCGGTGTGGACGGTGGCATGGGAGGCGGCCGCGTCGACCGTGCCCAGCAGCCGCCCGGTGTCCGCCTCGACGATCTGCACCGGAGCCCCGCCGCCGCCCCGAATGTCCACCGCGTCGGCGGCCCGCTCCCGCCGGGTCCAGTACCAGGCGCCACCGGCCCGCCGCCGCAGCAGTCCGCGCCGCTCCAACTGGTGCAGCAGCGGCTCCGCCGAAGGCCCGAACAGTTCCAGGTCGGCCGGTCCGAGCGGCAGCTCCGCCGCCGCCGCGCAGAGGTGCGGGGCCAGCACATGAGGGTTGTCGGGGTCCAGCACGGTGGACTCCACGGGCCGCTGGAAGAGCGCCTCCGGGTGGTGCACCAGATAGGTGTCCAGCGGATCGTCCCGGGCGATCAGCACGGCCAGCGCACCCTGCCCGGCACGCCCGGCGCGGCCCGCCTGCTGCCAGAGGGAGGCCCGGGTGCCCGGGTAGCCGGCCAGCAGCACCGCGTCCAGGCCGGAGACGTCCATCCCCAGCTCCAGCGCGGAGGTGGACGCCACCCCCAGCAGCCGCCCCGAGTGCAGGTCCCGCTCCAGGGCACGCCGCTCCTCGGCCAGATAGCCGCCCCGGTAGGCCGCGACCCGCCCGGGCAGCCGGCGGTCGATCTCGGCCAGCCGCTCCTGGGTCTGGAGCGCCACCACCTCCGCGCCGCGCCGCGAGCGGACGAAGACCACGGTGCGGGTCGCCTCCGTCACCAGGTCGGTGAGCAGGTCGGCGGCCTCGGCGGTGGCGGTGCGGCGTACCGGCGCCCCCTGCTCGCCCACCAGTTCGGTCAGCGGTGGCTCCCAGAGCGCGAAGACCAGGTCCCCGCGCGGCGAGGCGTCATCGGTCACCTCGGCGACCGGCAGCCCGGTCAGCCGGGAGGCGGAGGCACCGGGCTCGGCGGAGGTCGCGGAGGCGAGCAGGAAGACCGGTTCGGCGCCGTAGCGGGCGCAGATCCGCCGCAGCCGGCGCAGCACCTGCGCGACATGCGAGCCGAAGACGCCCCGGTAGGTGTGGCACTCGTCGACCACCACATAGCGGAGCGCCTTGAGGAAGGCGGCCCAGCGGGTGTGGGCGGGCAGGACGGAGCGGTGCAGCATGTCCGGGTTGGTGAGCACATAGGAGGCGTACTGCCTCACCCATTCGCGCTCCTCCACCGGTGTGTCGCCGTCGTAGAGCGCCGCGCGCACCCGGGGCGGCGCGAGTTCGGCGGCGCGGCGGCGCTGGTCGGCGGCGAGCGCCTTGGTGGGGGCGAGGTAGAGCGCGGTGGCGCCGCGTCCGTTGGGCGCCTCGGTGCCGTCCAGCAGCGCGCTGAGGACGGGCGCGAGGTAGCCGAGCGACTTGCCGGACGCCGTTCCGGTGGCGATCACCGTGCTGCGGCCCGCCAGCGCGAGTTCCATCGCCCGCGCCTGGTGGGTCCACGGACGCTCCATGCCGA is part of the Peterkaempfera bronchialis genome and encodes:
- a CDS encoding ATP-binding protein; the protein is MKIAFVGKGGSGKTTLSSLFIRHLAAAGRPVVAVDADINQHLGQALGLDEQQAAALPSMGAELPHIKEYLRGGNPRIASAEQMIKTTPPGSGSRLLRITEQNPVYARCARTVTLDGAPVRLMATGAYTEDDLGVTCYHSKVGAVELYLNHLVDGPGEYVVVDMTAGSDSFASGLFTRFDVTFLAAEPTRKGISVYRQYKEYARDYDIALRVIGNKVQGPDDLAYLRREAGDDLIAAFGHSDWVRRLEQGAEPRFADLEEGNRGVLRMLQQEVDAAHALRDWERYTRQMVHFHRRNAETWGNARTGADLASQVDPDFILGEQRHLATGAVAGAGVG
- a CDS encoding Fic family protein, with amino-acid sequence MSTAADPLAPLAELPGVPQAVAEVRRAVDRLYGHRVMRRRAAEVTSEAALRGARASAAIEGADWPLEEVRRRTDFGVDGEPRTVGGALRLAAEAGQLLSVWRTSPLQVLARLHLLAAGDGADAVGRPRRPGEAAAEVFPKPLAAAETAGSPADSAARPLPSAAELPPVPSSDEVAARLDQLAGLLAARADRTTTAGPNATAAPALVVAAVVHGELMVLRPFTSYNGLVARAAQRIVLIAEGLDPKAICPAEVGFAELGTDAYRAALGGYASGSAEGMAAWITHCGQALRLGVRESTAVCEAMQRGMV
- a CDS encoding HAD family hydrolase, with the protein product MENQAETSGRPEEQPFRTPRPTRTAAFFDLDKTIIAKSSALAFSRPLYRGGLINRRAVLKSAYAQFVFLLGGADHDQMEKMRDYLSALCRGWNVQQVREIVAETLHGLIDPLIYDEAASLIEEHHAAGRDVVIVSSSGAELVEPIGEMLGADHVIATRLEERDGCYTGEIEYYAYGENKAAAIKELAGTEDYDLERCYAYSDSVTDLPLLETVGHPYAVNPDRALRREALARSWPVLAFSRPVQLRQRIPTFRVPSGPVLAAAAIGAAATAAGLVWYSSRRRTQTS
- the ssd gene encoding septum site-determining protein Ssd, whose protein sequence is MAEPSTEHGPSEVPPVTGPLIISADEELIERLLRLCAAAGAEPCVLRGAPPDRRQWERAPLVVVGDDLAERCAGLPRRGGVLLIGRDLDDCEVWVRAVGVGADHVLFLPDAEAWLLDRIADAAEGVGAHALTVAVLGGRGGAGASTLACALAVTAAREGHRTMLIDGDPLGGGLDVLLGGEGASGLRWPDLAGSRGRVNGHELEKALPSLHRLAALSWDRSDTLTIPPEAMRSVLAAARRRGGLVVLDLPRHLEPAAAEALEQADTGLLVVPAELRAMAAAGRVAAAVRMRLADLRAVVRVPGCAGIDGREVARGLHMDLAGELASEPGLTADVERGTPPGLREKGPLARFCSAFLSQAVPPPAAGRSAVA
- a CDS encoding TadA family conjugal transfer-associated ATPase — encoded protein: MSGGIGTRRLGRRPLGLGPGPGVGVGPGVGPRPAKSTGGAAGAEGQSAALVDAVRLRLAELGAEPTTASVAAALRAERPPLGGSDVLEAVHALRSEIVGAGPLDPLLADPEVTDVLVNAPDEVWVDRGTGLTRAAGISFPDAAAVRRLAQRLATAAGRRLDDARPWTDARLPDGTRLHAVLPPPAVGCTHLSLRVARPRAFTLEELTAAGSLSPSGARLLRALVAARLSFLVSGGTGSGKTTLLAALLGLVDPGERIVLAEDSAELRPAHPHVVRLEARPPNQEGLGRIDLRELVRQALRMRPDRLVVGEVRGPEVLDLLTALNTGHEGGCGTVHANTAADVPARLEALGSMAGLDRAALHSQLCSALDAVVHLVRHPGSGQRRVAEVHVLLRDRAGFAVTAPAAVLSADGDCHPGPGWGHLVARCAARGIDPGGGGLR
- a CDS encoding type II secretion system F family protein, yielding MSPYAAGLLWAALLGLLAAGARGAVVRRGRTRRRRLLAAPASPDGHSDGSPDRPPAPRPGSRIAAALRARRTPRWAVPELLLVPAGLLGGWSLGSPVPALAALAAVHPLYRWRLGRQGRRAEWLREAAVVELCTALAAELRTGAVPGQALESAVAPGGPTAEALHRGGVDTTALLAAARFAGDVPAALRRTARLRGAAGAAAVAACWQVASDSGAGLAAALDRVAEALRADCALRETVRGELAGPRTTALLLAVLPLFGLLLGSALGAEPLRMLLHTPAGLGCLAAGVALEAAGLAWTARIVRGAEGVGACAC
- a CDS encoding type II secretion system F family protein; the encoded protein is MAAQVVVGAAAAGVCGLLCAAAAGRARRMARRRGAVLGRAVGSELRPLRPRPGRVRAAAQRLRAADRHSLRRLAPWAAGAGAALLVGGIPGALLGPVAGVALHRVLRRMPPAGAGAPAADHRLEAQLPLTAELLAACLGAAGVPSDAAEAVSRAVGSPMRDRLAAVAAELRLGADPADCWERLGDGCPALAPLGRCLARAGTSGAPPAATLARLAEEQRGAATRSATARTRRAGVLATAPLGVCFLPAFVLIGIVPVVSGLASAFLAPR
- a CDS encoding DUF4244 domain-containing protein, translating into MAITLRLFPLAQPPVFGLCGPRLRWLPDRLRLPVRLRPLALLLRRRLTAGRGRDAGMTTAEYAVGTVAACGFAAVLYKVVTSDTVSGAITKLVQRALDAGF
- a CDS encoding TadE family type IV pilus minor pilin — protein: MRASERFRRGRRRGRPGVGEAGYATAETAVALPAVVLLTAMLVWGVLAAAAQIRCVDAARVGARAAARGESEAAVLAVAGEAAPAGAEVRVVRGAETVRVAVAAPFRGPGGLVRVLSVRVAAAAVAAREDVLPDLLPAPPPDSSPGAPFGPPLPGSPPGSLPGSPPGGQGGRP
- a CDS encoding DEAD/DEAH box helicase, whose protein sequence is MAFNHLRPGQHDALRRFCVTTVTHWVLMPPSSRPPAAVLERLSTIRGRQDRLTHTEHLPARPGSHADWPSGIRTEVVEAAAALGMERPWTHQARAMELALAGRSTVIATGTASGKSLGYLAPVLSALLDGTEAPNGRGATALYLAPTKALAADQRRRAAELAPPRVRAALYDGDTPVEEREWVRQYASYVLTNPDMLHRSVLPAHTRWAAFLKALRYVVVDECHTYRGVFGSHVAQVLRRLRRICARYGAEPVFLLASATSAEPGASASRLTGLPVAEVTDDASPRGDLVFALWEPPLTELVGEQGAPVRRTATAEAADLLTDLVTEATRTVVFVRSRRGAEVVALQTQERLAEIDRRLPGRVAAYRGGYLAEERRALERDLHSGRLLGVASTSALELGMDVSGLDAVLLAGYPGTRASLWQQAGRAGRAGQGALAVLIARDDPLDTYLVHHPEALFQRPVESTVLDPDNPHVLAPHLCAAAAELPLGPADLELFGPSAEPLLHQLERRGLLRRRAGGAWYWTRRERAADAVDIRGGGGAPVQIVEADTGRLLGTVDAAASHATVHTGAVHLHQGRSYLVRDLDLEGSVALVEEANPPYTTVARDTTAITVLGTDTTVKWGDALLTYGSVEVVNQVVSFLRRKIATGEVLGETRLDLPPRTLRTRAVWWSVTEDQLIEADITPEQLPGAAHAAEHASIGLLPLFATCDRWDIGGVSVPLHPDTGLPTVFVYDGHSGGAGFAERGFQRAGEWLTATREAIAACECERGCPSCIQSPKCGNGNDPLDKAAAVRLLDVLLAGAV